Proteins from a genomic interval of Halomonas alkaliantarctica:
- a CDS encoding succinylglutamate desuccinylase: MLGQWLDWSLDGQLPAASQGDFASGTYHLHAPGILEITPTTASQGAHACIFSAAIHGNETAPVELVGEWLSCLEAGSISLGAPVLVILGNLPALKAQQRFLTTNLNRLFSRDQTAKGDEPDRARELMAAVDGFYARHAGLPKLHYDLHTAIRDSRYPRFVVEPFAESSTDAEQWGWLAAADMQAVLHQHQHSWTFSHYSKHYHAACAFTFELGRVAPFGHNDMASLKPMLTLLTALSEGHTPPNQPASQMQFFQVQHELMRHSEDFQLCFTEDTANFSRFEPGTLLAQDGEAGEFRVGDTPLYVVFPNAQVEVGARAALLVAPIV, translated from the coding sequence ATGCTAGGCCAATGGCTCGACTGGTCGCTTGATGGGCAGCTCCCCGCCGCCAGCCAAGGCGACTTCGCAAGCGGCACTTACCATTTACATGCGCCTGGCATTTTGGAAATTACTCCCACCACGGCAAGCCAGGGTGCCCACGCGTGCATTTTTTCCGCGGCGATCCACGGCAACGAAACGGCGCCGGTAGAGCTAGTGGGTGAATGGTTAAGTTGTTTAGAAGCGGGCAGTATATCGCTCGGAGCGCCCGTACTGGTGATTCTAGGCAACCTGCCCGCGCTTAAGGCGCAGCAGCGTTTTCTGACTACCAATTTAAACCGGCTATTTAGCCGTGACCAAACCGCTAAGGGCGATGAGCCGGATCGCGCCCGGGAATTGATGGCGGCTGTAGATGGTTTTTATGCGCGCCATGCCGGGCTACCCAAATTGCACTACGACTTACATACCGCTATTCGGGATAGTCGTTACCCCCGCTTCGTCGTGGAACCCTTTGCCGAATCATCCACCGATGCCGAGCAGTGGGGCTGGCTAGCGGCGGCGGACATGCAGGCGGTGCTGCACCAACACCAGCATAGCTGGACGTTCTCCCACTACAGCAAGCACTATCACGCCGCGTGCGCATTTACCTTTGAGCTGGGCCGCGTAGCGCCTTTTGGCCACAACGATATGGCATCATTAAAACCGATGCTTACGCTACTCACGGCACTTAGTGAGGGGCATACGCCGCCCAATCAGCCCGCCTCGCAAATGCAGTTTTTTCAGGTTCAACACGAGTTAATGCGGCACTCGGAGGACTTCCAGCTCTGTTTTACTGAGGACACGGCTAACTTCAGCCGCTTTGAGCCAGGCACCCTGCTGGCACAAGACGGAGAGGCGGGTGAGTTTAGGGTGGGTGATACGCCACTCTATGTGGTGTTTCCCAACGCCCAGGTTGAGGTGGGCGCCCGTGCCGCGCTTTTGGTGGCGCCTATCGTTTAA
- a CDS encoding hemerythrin domain-containing protein codes for MTIFEALRKDHDIQRDLLARLVETHGDSDERDSLYKQVRAELQYHAAAEERALYIPMMSIDLTQEKARHSVAEHHEIDELLELLDGTDYSATHWLTHAKQLQDLVTHHLDEEEQEVFQLAGRGLQEKQKTSLASEYTEEMQRQRSA; via the coding sequence ATGACGATTTTTGAAGCCCTGCGCAAAGATCATGATATTCAGCGCGACCTGCTCGCCCGCTTAGTTGAAACACATGGAGACAGCGACGAGCGCGACAGCCTGTATAAGCAAGTGCGTGCCGAATTGCAGTACCACGCCGCCGCCGAAGAACGGGCGCTGTATATTCCGATGATGTCGATTGATCTGACCCAGGAAAAAGCCCGCCACAGCGTTGCTGAACATCATGAAATTGATGAGCTTTTAGAGCTGCTCGATGGAACTGACTACAGCGCTACTCACTGGCTGACCCACGCCAAACAGCTCCAGGATTTAGTCACCCATCACCTGGATGAAGAGGAGCAAGAGGTTTTTCAACTGGCTGGCCGCGGCTTGCAAGAGAAACAAAAGACATCGCTTGCTAGCGAGTACACAGAAGAAATGCAGCGCCAACGCTCAGCGTAA
- the wrbA gene encoding NAD(P)H:quinone oxidoreductase, whose translation MTKVLVLYYSMYGHIDTLAQAVAEGAKGVSGVEVTVKRVPETMPDEAFKNAGGKQDFDTPEATPQELADYDAIIFGTPTRFGNMAGQMRTFLDQTGGLWANGALRGKVASVFTSTGTGGGDEMTITSTWTTLAHHGMVIVPIGYGIEEQFDISKVSGGTPYGAATLAGGDGSRQPDERELKIARFQGELVAKTASKLAS comes from the coding sequence ATGACAAAGGTACTGGTACTTTATTATTCCATGTATGGCCATATCGATACGCTGGCCCAGGCGGTTGCAGAAGGCGCCAAGGGTGTGAGCGGTGTTGAAGTGACGGTTAAACGCGTTCCTGAAACAATGCCTGATGAGGCGTTCAAGAATGCAGGTGGTAAGCAGGATTTCGATACGCCCGAAGCGACGCCGCAAGAGCTTGCCGATTACGATGCGATCATTTTCGGTACGCCTACTCGCTTTGGTAATATGGCTGGCCAAATGCGCACCTTCCTGGATCAGACCGGCGGTCTGTGGGCGAACGGGGCGCTGCGTGGCAAAGTAGCCAGTGTCTTCACTTCTACCGGTACCGGCGGTGGCGATGAGATGACCATTACCTCTACTTGGACGACACTTGCCCACCACGGCATGGTGATTGTGCCGATTGGTTACGGCATCGAAGAGCAGTTTGATATTTCTAAAGTAAGTGGCGGTACGCCCTACGGCGCTGCAACGCTGGCGGGTGGTGATGGATCGCGCCAGCCTGATGAGCGTGAACTGAAAATTGCCCGTTTCCAGGGCGAGCTAGTCGCGAAAACAGCGTCTAAGCTGGCCAGTTAG